Proteins from one Ahaetulla prasina isolate Xishuangbanna chromosome 2, ASM2864084v1, whole genome shotgun sequence genomic window:
- the TRH gene encoding thyrotropin releasing hormone, whose protein sequence is MSISIWRRLLFLFLVFTSVCVNLGQQFPEEDENDEKSLFDDLSPEAESLILSSLFGNVENAEEDLDKEPVWITKRQHPGKRMIMDLEKRQHPGRRSLSDQILSIPSSQLTYLNELSKRQHPGKRYLPYNKRQHPGKRGWDDETESEETLEKRQHPGKRYLGSQTPDNNILCDPQESSECSKSSLLLELLDKIRKVHSEEKRQHPGRSSLLDGEIEAEE, encoded by the exons ATGTCCATCTCCATTTGGCGGCGGCTGCTGTTTCTATTCCTGGTTTTTACTAGTGTGTGTGTCAACTTGGGGCAGCAATTTCCAGAAGAAGATGAGAATGATGAAAAGAGTCTCTTTGATGACCTCTCCCCAGAGGCAGAAAGCCTCATCTTAAGTTCCCTTTTCGGAAACGTAGAAAATGCAGAAGAGGATCTGGATAAAG AGCCGGTTTGGATCACCAAAAGGCAGCACCCTGGGAAGAGGATGATAATGGATTTGGAGAAGAGACAACATCCTGGCAGAAGATCTCTCTCGGATCAAATCCTCAGCATTCCAAGCAGCCAGCTAACTTATCTGAATGAATTATCCAAAAGGCAACATCCGGGCAAGAGGTACTTGCCTTACAACAAGCGACAGCACCCTGGCAAGCGAGGTTGGGATGATGAGACTGAGAGTGAGGAAACCTTAGAGAAGCGCCAGCATCCAGGCAAGAGGTATCTGGGTTCACAGACCCCAGACAATAATATTCTCTGTGACCCACAGGAGTCCTCTGAatgcagcaaaagtagcctgctgcTAGAGTTGCTAGATAAGATAAGAAAAGTCCACAGTGAAGAGAAGAGGCAGCACCCTGGAAGAAGTTCTTTGTTGGATGGTGAAATAGAAGCAGAGGAGTGA